From Rhodohalobacter sp. SW132, the proteins below share one genomic window:
- a CDS encoding SpoIID/LytB domain-containing protein — protein sequence MILTIKHLFFLTLILPFLSGFTVSKQDHSADPESRSLQADRIVRVSLFSLNPPDSVRITSEASSIRFYSDQVSVELSDLSIDVAVKISENRLYLETSGIKQEIDSLMVISDDLPARLISEPHGYRYYHGRLLLKPGRDNRSIEIINSVPLESYIAAVVGSEMNFEHPEALKAQAVVSRTYALWSIAGSPYPDFDVRDYEANQVYLGHLPDRPRYEEATQQTRGEILTWSDQLILAVFSSTCGGHTSNNEDVWAGEPHPYLRALNDGGSCSASPHYEWSYTLHRDDMDELLRERYGFRYRSAELQKDQTERVSHLILKNGQGRELRFTGNEFRLMINATFGPMAIRSTRFSWVEEENDIIIEGSGMGHGVGMCQWGALGLAENGWNYKDILSFYFSGVKIVNLGDIESNQLPLYQ from the coding sequence TTGATATTGACCATCAAACACCTCTTTTTTTTAACATTGATTCTGCCATTCCTTAGCGGTTTTACAGTTTCCAAACAGGATCATTCTGCCGATCCCGAATCCCGATCTCTTCAGGCGGACCGGATTGTGCGCGTATCGCTCTTCAGTCTGAACCCACCGGATTCTGTCAGGATTACATCCGAAGCCTCTTCCATCCGTTTTTACAGCGACCAGGTTTCAGTTGAATTATCAGATCTCTCAATTGATGTAGCCGTAAAGATTTCAGAAAACCGGCTCTACCTGGAAACGTCCGGCATCAAACAGGAAATCGATTCTCTGATGGTCATTTCGGATGATCTTCCGGCGCGTCTCATTTCAGAACCTCACGGATACCGGTACTACCACGGCAGACTGCTGCTGAAACCGGGCCGTGATAATCGCTCTATAGAAATCATAAACAGCGTTCCGCTTGAATCGTATATTGCTGCCGTTGTGGGCAGTGAAATGAATTTTGAACATCCGGAGGCCCTGAAAGCGCAGGCGGTTGTCTCCAGAACTTACGCTCTCTGGTCCATTGCCGGTTCGCCCTATCCGGATTTTGATGTCAGAGATTACGAAGCGAACCAGGTCTACCTTGGACACCTCCCTGACAGACCCAGATATGAAGAAGCGACACAACAGACACGGGGCGAAATTCTTACCTGGAGCGATCAGCTTATTCTTGCTGTTTTTTCAAGCACCTGCGGCGGGCACACCTCAAACAATGAAGATGTATGGGCAGGAGAGCCGCACCCCTACCTTCGTGCGCTCAATGATGGCGGAAGTTGTTCTGCATCGCCGCATTACGAATGGAGCTACACTCTTCATCGGGATGATATGGATGAACTCCTGCGTGAGCGATATGGGTTCAGATACCGATCCGCGGAATTACAGAAAGATCAAACAGAAAGGGTCAGTCACCTGATCCTCAAGAATGGGCAAGGCCGCGAATTACGCTTTACGGGAAATGAATTTCGGCTGATGATAAACGCAACATTCGGTCCGATGGCCATTCGAAGCACGCGATTTAGCTGGGTTGAGGAGGAGAATGATATTATTATTGAAGGCAGCGGGATGGGCCACGGTGTGGGAATGTGTCAATGGGGAGCACTCGGACTGGCCGAAAACGGCTGGAATTATAAAGATATACTCTCCTTTTACTTTAGTGGTGTGAAAATCGTAAATTTAGGAGATATTGAATCAAATCAACTTCCACTTTATCAATAA
- a CDS encoding DUF3467 domain-containing protein: MEQKPKNKKSKPIEIELGKEEASGTYSNLVMITHSPSEFVFDFISMMPGVPKAKVVKRMVLTPDHAKRLAGALNENIRKFEKEHGEIRSKEKFDMPFNYRGPKPEA, translated from the coding sequence ATGGAACAGAAACCAAAGAATAAAAAGAGTAAGCCAATAGAAATTGAACTGGGTAAGGAAGAGGCGTCAGGAACGTATTCCAATCTTGTGATGATCACACATTCGCCCTCGGAGTTTGTGTTTGATTTTATTTCGATGATGCCCGGAGTACCAAAAGCCAAAGTTGTGAAACGAATGGTATTAACTCCCGATCACGCAAAACGGCTGGCTGGTGCACTCAATGAAAACATCAGAAAGTTTGAGAAAGAGCACGGTGAGATCCGTTCTAAAGAGAAGTTCGATATGCCCTTTAACTACAGGGGACCAAAACCGGAAGCCTGA
- a CDS encoding LptF/LptG family permease, with translation MFNKVQRDLLKKHVGPFLFCFFVLMFLLLMQFLMLHVDKLVGKGLPFFVVVELILSNLAYMVVLAAPMATLVSTLIAFGKFSEWNELTAVRAAGVNPIKLVMPVLAISAIVFVSTAYFSNYILPEANHKARSLFIDIRMAKPGFDLEENTFYEGIEGYTFLVRQLDADSDTLRDLTIFQEPVQDRYRAYIRAETGQLVSDDEQTLTLYLNNGSIMRHIPGERRGNETVEITEFNRYRLSFDLSDLAFSRTNPDSRSRTGRTMSGEAMLAVVDSIQQEVHREFNNFTERTNQQEAIPYAVDRTSGMYRRATQTRTDSIPAFESSYEALNLIDHPLNQISTLNLASNSLSRYRADVESFRSNIDWRILRIAEFWVEIHKKVSIPFACMLFVLIGAPIGMLTRNGNIGVAALISAVILTIYFIAIIQGEKLADRGVISPFMGMWGINIVYLIIGSFLMLHVCTAFRITNLFQSND, from the coding sequence ATGTTTAACAAAGTTCAGCGAGACCTTTTAAAAAAGCACGTAGGGCCATTTCTATTCTGCTTTTTTGTGTTGATGTTTCTCCTGTTGATGCAATTTTTGATGCTTCATGTGGATAAACTCGTTGGTAAGGGGCTCCCCTTTTTCGTGGTTGTAGAACTGATTTTGAGCAACCTGGCCTACATGGTTGTGCTTGCCGCACCGATGGCAACCCTCGTGTCAACGCTCATTGCATTCGGAAAATTCTCTGAATGGAATGAATTAACCGCAGTGCGTGCAGCAGGCGTCAACCCGATTAAGCTGGTTATGCCTGTTCTGGCCATTTCAGCTATTGTTTTTGTTTCCACCGCTTACTTTTCAAATTATATTTTACCTGAAGCCAACCATAAAGCCCGCTCACTTTTTATTGATATCCGGATGGCCAAACCCGGATTTGACCTGGAGGAGAACACTTTTTATGAAGGAATTGAAGGGTACACATTTCTGGTTCGCCAGTTAGATGCCGATTCAGATACTCTCAGAGATCTCACCATATTCCAGGAACCGGTTCAGGACCGGTACAGGGCATATATCCGTGCAGAAACCGGCCAGCTTGTAAGCGATGATGAGCAGACGCTCACGTTATATTTGAATAACGGCTCTATCATGCGCCACATACCCGGAGAACGGCGCGGAAATGAAACCGTTGAGATTACCGAGTTTAACCGCTACCGACTCAGTTTTGACCTCTCGGATCTCGCATTTTCGAGGACCAATCCCGACAGCCGCTCACGAACCGGGCGAACTATGAGCGGAGAAGCTATGCTCGCCGTCGTAGATTCGATTCAACAGGAAGTCCACCGCGAATTTAACAACTTCACCGAACGCACCAATCAGCAGGAAGCCATTCCGTATGCCGTTGATCGGACCAGCGGAATGTACCGGCGAGCTACACAAACCAGAACCGATTCTATTCCCGCGTTTGAGTCGAGCTACGAAGCCCTGAATTTAATCGATCATCCATTAAACCAGATTTCAACACTCAACCTTGCATCCAACAGCCTCAGCCGCTACAGGGCTGATGTGGAAAGCTTTCGATCGAACATCGACTGGAGAATTCTCCGAATTGCCGAATTCTGGGTGGAAATCCATAAAAAAGTTTCGATTCCATTCGCCTGTATGCTTTTTGTGCTGATCGGAGCCCCTATCGGTATGCTTACTCGAAACGGAAATATCGGAGTGGCCGCACTGATCAGTGCAGTGATCCTTACGATCTATTTTATTGCTATTATACAGGGCGAAAAACTGGCAGACCGGGGAGTGATTTCTCCATTTATGGGAATGTGGGGAATCAATATCGTCTACCTCATAATCGGGTCGTTCCTGATGCTACACGTGTGTACTGCGTTCCGAATCACCAATCTATTCCAGTCGAATGACTAA
- a CDS encoding LptF/LptG family permease → MTKFDRYIFKRLFIVTFFVMIVLICIFILIDFSENSDEFTEKGATIAEILSVYYLNYIPEMIRLMSPLAVFVACLILTGQMTERLELIALKASGVSLYRLVLPYLIFGFLVGASVSYLDAYVIPTSNADRIEFESRYLSGSTDRIDRGRLFRQDSDSTIVSFNFFEASSNTGYQASIVTFRDDKVSRISNANRIEWNDSLSVWRVDRLRERVFDNGNYVETDTMNVTVDLNLYPRDLARRSSDIYQLTYPEAVSYIESIERIGAGGTSLPRTQLYSRIAYPISIFVVCLIGFALASERRRGGRGFYIAAGLGISIIYLAFMKILEPFGYAGTLSPEFASIFPHALFLLIGIILLLIAKK, encoded by the coding sequence ATGACTAAATTTGACCGATACATTTTCAAGCGTCTGTTTATCGTCACCTTTTTCGTGATGATTGTGCTGATCTGTATTTTTATTCTGATTGATTTTTCTGAAAACAGCGATGAGTTTACCGAAAAAGGTGCAACAATCGCCGAGATACTGTCGGTCTACTACCTGAACTATATCCCGGAGATGATCCGGCTGATGTCGCCTCTGGCAGTATTTGTGGCCTGCCTGATATTGACAGGCCAGATGACTGAACGGCTCGAACTCATCGCCCTGAAGGCCTCGGGGGTCAGTTTATATCGGCTGGTGTTACCCTATCTCATATTCGGATTCCTGGTCGGGGCATCTGTCAGCTATCTCGATGCTTACGTGATTCCCACCTCTAATGCCGATCGAATTGAATTTGAAAGCAGATATTTGAGTGGTTCAACTGACAGGATTGACCGCGGCAGGCTTTTTCGGCAGGATTCCGACAGTACGATTGTAAGTTTTAACTTTTTTGAAGCAAGTTCAAACACCGGATATCAGGCATCCATCGTAACCTTCAGGGATGATAAAGTCAGCCGCATTTCTAACGCGAACAGAATTGAGTGGAATGATTCACTTTCCGTTTGGCGCGTAGACCGCCTGCGCGAACGTGTATTCGACAATGGGAATTATGTAGAGACCGACACAATGAATGTGACGGTAGATCTGAATCTTTACCCCCGTGATCTGGCCCGGCGCAGTTCCGATATCTATCAGCTCACCTATCCGGAGGCTGTTTCCTATATCGAATCCATTGAAAGGATTGGCGCCGGCGGGACTTCACTGCCCCGCACCCAGCTTTACAGCCGTATTGCCTATCCAATATCTATTTTTGTGGTTTGCCTGATCGGCTTTGCGCTTGCCTCGGAACGCCGAAGAGGTGGCCGCGGCTTCTACATCGCAGCGGGGCTTGGCATCAGTATCATCTACCTCGCCTTCATGAAAATACTGGAACCGTTTGGATATGCCGGAACACTTTCACCGGAATTCGCATCCATTTTTCCACACGCCCTGTTTCTTTTGATTGGAATTATTTTACTGCTCATCGCAAAAAAATAA